In Planctomycetota bacterium, one DNA window encodes the following:
- a CDS encoding ABC transporter permease, which produces MTDAKSHNRGPLGLGSLRRIGRLTWVEIRKLVSHKLFPAAVIITLLVTAGLGLAAKNFTESTGSTVRFSNYSLWVASAGYGLQVSALLLTALGAMAMSSEATGRTLNTVLARPIRRFEFAIAKVLSLVFATVAVVLAAALAAWIVGGTVPEKHSLPIHRGELAPRPGGFPTYADVVDPQYPDTVIATRGEVMGEILYGFMLLVVPVLAGVSLGFLLGTLIESSGLAVGIAVGVFMTLEATKFIPVFEEYLGRLAFNYPMTRITTLMLEAGKGTVPQWHDALVGVGISAIYVAVSLLVSVTLFCRRDITL; this is translated from the coding sequence ATGACGGACGCGAAGTCGCACAATCGAGGGCCTCTGGGCTTGGGCAGCCTGCGGCGGATCGGACGCCTCACGTGGGTGGAGATTCGCAAGCTCGTCTCGCACAAGCTCTTCCCCGCGGCCGTGATCATCACGCTCCTCGTCACCGCGGGCCTCGGGCTGGCGGCCAAGAATTTCACCGAGAGCACAGGCTCCACCGTGCGCTTCTCGAACTACAGCCTGTGGGTGGCCAGCGCCGGCTACGGCCTCCAGGTGAGCGCGCTGCTGCTCACGGCGCTGGGCGCCATGGCGATGTCGAGCGAGGCCACGGGGCGCACCCTCAACACCGTCCTCGCCCGCCCCATTCGCCGCTTCGAGTTCGCAATCGCCAAGGTGCTTTCGCTGGTCTTCGCCACCGTGGCCGTCGTCCTCGCAGCCGCGCTCGCCGCCTGGATCGTCGGGGGAACCGTGCCCGAGAAGCACTCGCTCCCCATCCACCGAGGCGAGCTGGCCCCGCGGCCAGGCGGATTCCCGACGTATGCCGACGTGGTGGACCCGCAATACCCCGACACGGTCATCGCCACACGGGGCGAGGTGATGGGCGAGATTCTCTACGGCTTCATGCTGCTCGTGGTGCCCGTGCTCGCCGGCGTCAGCCTGGGATTCCTCCTCGGCACCCTCATCGAGTCCTCGGGCCTCGCGGTGGGCATCGCCGTGGGCGTCTTCATGACGCTCGAGGCGACCAAGTTCATCCCCGTGTTCGAGGAGTACCTCGGCCGCCTCGCCTTCAACTACCCGATGACCCGCATCACCACCCTCATGCTCGAAGCGGGCAAGGGCACCGTTCCTCAATGGCACGACGCCCTGGTCGGGGTCGGCATCTCGGCCATCTATGTCGCTGTATCGCTCCTCGTGTCCGTCACCCTCTTCTGTCGCAGGGACATCACGCTGTGA
- a CDS encoding VCBS repeat-containing protein, producing MRNALLALALWSAATCFAGAVTYHSLNLAGEADNGIFAEDLTGNGRFDLIGLAAGRIAIFRADPAQQSGYSPTPEVLITGPTAYFADVADVVPDKGKEILILTPDGVWAFVQADGRFNPRPRPLIRCETILSLNTLRSGIAAQYQPNVQVLPWNFAFDANGDGLDDVLVPHDKGTDVYLQKPAGQFAKPITLSLFPIVHHFAAPGHKADEFHQTTSRSARLQMVVPSLESRDVNGDGKPDLISGPYWFAQKLDGTFDTTAAHLPPDRQSQVAPNIRIVDINGDKRPDRFTEENVMDDPLNIVTRVRVFLADAAGRLPENPTQVIVDQNVLIHTNLPLHDFDGDGCLDFAMYKTDITVTEIAKWVRQAFGQIEGNLNFFLFNRAANCYGTRPDRRVAPSSSKPITMRFKVDLMEAMMGLVWERYLSTMMRFEGDYNGDGRPDLLVREKTEQISIYFNTGRRDPLFSRDPDIVLDNLPNFGGLALSDLNADGCTDLLLYSGNYDQVIAVYISRKK from the coding sequence GTGAGAAACGCGCTCCTCGCCTTGGCGCTCTGGTCCGCTGCCACATGCTTCGCCGGCGCCGTCACCTACCACAGCCTGAACCTCGCGGGCGAGGCCGACAACGGCATTTTCGCCGAGGACCTCACCGGGAACGGCCGCTTCGACCTCATCGGCCTGGCCGCCGGCCGCATCGCCATCTTCCGAGCCGACCCCGCGCAGCAGTCGGGCTACTCGCCCACGCCCGAAGTCCTCATCACCGGCCCCACCGCCTACTTCGCCGACGTCGCCGACGTCGTCCCTGACAAGGGCAAGGAGATTCTCATCCTGACTCCCGACGGGGTCTGGGCCTTCGTTCAGGCCGACGGCCGCTTCAACCCGCGACCCCGCCCTCTCATCCGCTGCGAGACCATCCTCTCCCTCAACACCCTCCGCAGCGGCATCGCCGCCCAGTACCAACCCAACGTCCAAGTGCTGCCCTGGAACTTCGCCTTCGACGCCAACGGCGACGGCCTCGACGACGTGCTCGTGCCCCACGACAAGGGCACCGACGTCTACCTCCAGAAGCCCGCCGGCCAGTTCGCAAAGCCCATCACCCTCAGCCTCTTCCCCATCGTCCACCACTTCGCCGCTCCCGGCCACAAGGCCGACGAGTTCCACCAGACCACCTCCCGCTCCGCACGCCTCCAGATGGTCGTCCCGAGCCTCGAAAGCCGCGACGTCAACGGCGATGGCAAGCCCGACCTAATCTCCGGCCCCTACTGGTTCGCCCAGAAGCTCGATGGCACCTTCGACACCACGGCCGCCCACCTGCCCCCCGACCGTCAGAGCCAGGTCGCCCCCAACATCCGCATCGTGGACATCAATGGCGACAAGAGGCCCGACCGCTTCACCGAAGAGAACGTAATGGACGACCCGCTCAACATCGTCACCCGCGTGCGCGTCTTCCTCGCCGACGCCGCCGGCAGGCTCCCCGAGAACCCCACCCAGGTGATCGTTGACCAGAACGTCCTCATACACACCAACCTGCCGCTCCACGACTTCGACGGCGACGGCTGTCTCGACTTCGCCATGTACAAGACCGACATCACCGTCACCGAAATCGCCAAATGGGTCCGACAGGCCTTTGGGCAGATCGAGGGCAACCTCAACTTCTTCCTCTTCAACCGCGCGGCCAACTGCTACGGCACCCGCCCCGACCGCCGCGTCGCACCATCGTCCTCGAAGCCTATCACCATGCGTTTCAAGGTGGACCTTATGGAGGCGATGATGGGCCTGGTCTGGGAGCGTTACCTCTCCACGATGATGAGGTTCGAGGGCGACTACAACGGCGACGGCCGCCCTGACCTTCTGGTGCGCGAGAAGACCGAGCAGATCTCAATCTACTTCAACACCGGTCGCCGCGATCCTCTCTTCTCCCGTGACCCGGACATCGTGCTCGACAATCTCCCCAACTTCGGGGGCCTCGCCCTAAGTGACCTCAATGCTGATGGTTGCACCGACCTCCTACTCTACTCCGGCAACTACGACCAGGTCATCGCCGTCTACATCTCCCGAAAGAAGTGA
- a CDS encoding alcohol dehydrogenase catalytic domain-containing protein, whose protein sequence is MLAAVLEARQRMVVRQVPDPPLIPGHVAIAPRAVGICGTDLHVYLGTMEHRVPYPAILGHELAGTVIKAAPDVTSLAPGAPVAVDNVLSCGHCPRCAEGQLNVCEALKVIGIDCPGGLAQRLVVPARLVYPYPRSLPMHQGVMVELYSIAVHASRKTQVEAGDIVTILGAGKVGLSLLDVLRLSPARLLMSVDLDDSRLAVARELGADVTLNPIRDDVLGEVKRLTSGRGADKVIEAVGHPSPVPGQPTPAELAFHLVRSAGQITMIGQGEQTDSVYWREFVLKEATVRTSRLNLGDFPRAIALLEAGRLHPDRLITHRVPLADAPRAYADLAAHTPGMIKVVVELP, encoded by the coding sequence ATGCTCGCAGCGGTCCTGGAAGCCCGTCAGCGCATGGTCGTCCGCCAGGTGCCGGACCCACCACTCATCCCGGGCCACGTCGCCATAGCCCCAAGAGCAGTGGGCATTTGCGGCACAGATCTCCACGTCTACCTCGGCACCATGGAGCACCGCGTCCCCTATCCAGCCATCCTCGGACATGAGCTGGCGGGCACCGTCATCAAGGCGGCCCCCGACGTCACCAGCCTTGCGCCCGGCGCTCCTGTGGCGGTGGATAACGTCCTCTCCTGCGGTCACTGCCCGCGTTGCGCCGAAGGCCAACTCAATGTATGTGAAGCACTTAAGGTGATCGGGATTGACTGCCCAGGGGGCCTCGCCCAACGCCTCGTCGTCCCCGCGCGCCTCGTCTATCCCTACCCCCGCTCGCTCCCGATGCACCAGGGCGTGATGGTTGAGCTCTACTCGATCGCCGTCCACGCATCCCGCAAGACGCAGGTCGAGGCCGGCGACATAGTTACAATCCTCGGTGCCGGCAAGGTCGGCCTCTCGCTCCTTGATGTTCTTCGCCTCTCGCCGGCGCGCCTCCTGATGAGCGTGGACTTGGATGACTCTCGCCTCGCCGTCGCAAGGGAGCTCGGGGCGGACGTCACACTCAACCCTATACGTGACGATGTCTTAGGCGAGGTCAAGCGCCTCACCTCAGGGCGTGGGGCCGACAAGGTCATCGAGGCCGTCGGCCACCCCTCCCCCGTCCCTGGCCAGCCCACCCCGGCAGAGCTCGCCTTCCACCTCGTGCGCTCCGCCGGCCAGATCACCATGATCGGCCAAGGCGAGCAGACCGACTCTGTCTACTGGCGCGAGTTCGTGCTAAAGGAAGCCACGGTAAGGACTTCCAGGCTCAACCTCGGCGACTTCCCAAGGGCGATCGCCCTCCTCGAGGCCGGGCGCCTGCACCCAGACAGGCTCATCACCCACCGCGTGCCCCTCGCCGACGCCCCGCGGGCCTACGCCGACCTCGCCGCCCACACGCCGGGGATGATCAAGGTCGTTGTTGAACTGCCTTGA
- a CDS encoding VacJ family lipoprotein — MSTPRLSPMLLATLLLLGSPALAAAAEPAEAEDVDPFEKNGADDEIVPPLRDPYQGMNRAFYHVNDKLYYWVIRPVARGYKFLVPQPARVSVGNLFSNLGAPGRSLNCLFQGDLKGSGTELERFGINTTVGLLGLFDPAKHWFKIRMRNEDFGQTLGVWGWGMSVYLHWPLVGPSCPRDTVGALVNALLDPATFLPGASLISRINRTSLTLGEYEDFKKMSLDPYVAIRDAYNQNRRHAVKSWD, encoded by the coding sequence GTGAGCACCCCGCGCCTGTCCCCGATGCTCCTGGCGACCCTGTTGCTGCTCGGTAGCCCGGCCCTGGCGGCTGCGGCGGAACCGGCGGAAGCCGAGGACGTGGACCCCTTTGAGAAAAATGGCGCCGACGACGAGATCGTGCCGCCGCTGCGCGACCCCTACCAGGGCATGAACCGCGCCTTCTACCACGTCAACGATAAGCTCTACTACTGGGTCATCCGCCCCGTGGCCCGGGGCTACAAGTTCCTCGTGCCACAGCCCGCGCGGGTCAGCGTTGGCAACCTTTTCAGCAACCTGGGCGCGCCCGGCCGCAGCCTCAACTGCCTCTTCCAGGGCGACCTCAAGGGCTCGGGCACCGAGCTCGAGCGCTTCGGCATCAACACCACCGTCGGCCTCCTCGGCCTTTTCGACCCCGCCAAGCACTGGTTCAAGATCAGGATGCGCAACGAGGACTTCGGCCAGACCCTGGGCGTCTGGGGATGGGGCATGAGCGTCTACCTGCACTGGCCGCTCGTCGGGCCCTCTTGCCCGCGCGACACGGTCGGCGCACTCGTCAACGCCCTGCTCGACCCTGCCACTTTCCTGCCCGGCGCCTCCCTCATCTCCCGCATCAACCGCACATCGCTCACCCTTGGGGAGTACGAGGACTTCAAGAAGATGTCCCTCGACCCCTACGTTGCCATCCGCGACGCCTACAACCAGAACCGTCGCCACGCCGTGAAGAGCTGGGACTAG
- a CDS encoding ABC transporter substrate-binding protein: MRATLPVTLALGAALAALFGGVSRAVAATMGPLQQVQQSTDKLLAILKDPALKAPERKAERREKICAAINERFNFADMSQRTLARHWASRTPAEREEYTQLFTELLRRTYLSKIEGYAGEQVQYKGERIEGNYARVEVLIVTTKNIEVPLEYSLKKYDSEWLIYDVAVEGVRLVNNYRTQFASMLNSMPYPKFIEKLRAKIAEMDTDEAAPPVVKGNAL; this comes from the coding sequence GTGAGAGCAACCCTGCCCGTTACCCTAGCCCTGGGCGCGGCGCTGGCCGCCCTGTTCGGCGGCGTCTCCCGGGCGGTCGCCGCCACGATGGGCCCGCTCCAGCAGGTCCAGCAGAGCACCGACAAGCTCCTCGCCATTCTGAAGGACCCGGCGCTCAAGGCCCCCGAGCGCAAGGCCGAGCGCCGCGAGAAAATCTGCGCCGCCATCAACGAGCGCTTCAACTTCGCCGACATGTCGCAGCGCACCCTCGCCCGCCACTGGGCGTCGCGCACCCCCGCCGAGCGCGAGGAGTACACCCAGCTCTTCACCGAGCTCCTCCGTCGCACCTACCTCAGCAAGATCGAGGGCTACGCCGGCGAACAGGTCCAGTACAAGGGCGAACGCATCGAGGGCAACTACGCCCGCGTGGAGGTCCTCATCGTCACCACCAAGAACATCGAGGTCCCTCTCGAATACAGCCTGAAGAAGTACGACAGCGAGTGGCTGATCTACGATGTCGCGGTCGAAGGTGTGCGCCTGGTGAACAACTACCGCACCCAGTTCGCCAGCATGCTCAACAGCATGCCCTACCCGAAGTTCATCGAGAAGCTCCGCGCCAAGATCGCCGAGATGGATACCGACGAGGCCGCGCCCCCTGTGGTCAAAGGAAACGCACTGTGA
- a CDS encoding outer membrane lipid asymmetry maintenance protein MlaD: MRKVSVELIVGGFVVAALVLFAYFTVRIGSVDALGSGSYELTARFADAGSLKKGASVVIAGVPIGRVRQITLENYQANVVLGISGDVKIQEDAIATVKTRGLLGDALVDISPGGSEVHLAPGQQIRETEPALDLYALVAKYIFSQQSGGGIK, from the coding sequence ATGAGAAAAGTGAGCGTGGAGCTGATCGTGGGCGGCTTCGTGGTGGCGGCCCTGGTGCTGTTCGCCTACTTCACCGTGCGGATCGGGAGCGTGGACGCGCTCGGCAGCGGCAGCTACGAGCTGACGGCGCGCTTCGCCGACGCGGGCAGCCTCAAGAAGGGCGCGTCCGTGGTGATCGCCGGCGTGCCCATCGGGCGGGTGCGGCAGATCACGCTCGAGAACTACCAGGCCAACGTGGTGCTGGGCATCTCGGGCGACGTGAAGATTCAGGAAGACGCGATCGCCACGGTGAAGACCCGCGGCCTGCTGGGCGATGCACTGGTGGACATCAGCCCGGGCGGCTCCGAGGTGCATCTGGCCCCGGGCCAGCAGATCCGCGAGACCGAGCCTGCCCTCGACCTCTACGCCCTCGTGGCCAAGTACATCTTCAGCCAGCAGTCAGGAGGCGGAATCAAGTGA